A portion of the Falco naumanni isolate bFalNau1 chromosome 9, bFalNau1.pat, whole genome shotgun sequence genome contains these proteins:
- the FUT7 gene encoding alpha-(1,3)-fucosyltransferase 7 has product MPPHRPFPGVSSVTQEGDSQPSSMPRAPPLPQLLWGWPSMKVVVTTAVFISTLWNLRCFLSASEVSGKAPKPIEPLVVLVWEWPSKQVPNISRDICHELYSIAGCWLTMERRLLGRADVVVFPHTRLQPGRDRLPKEKPPGQNWVWVSLESPSNTKALAGWNQTFNWVMTYRRDSDIFIPYGKLVPSQSATMNIPMKTNLVSWVISNYHRTQKRAEVYKNLSRYLHVNIYGKANNKPLCKDCLLPTTSKSKFYLAFENSIHQDYITEKLWRNSLMAGTVPVVLGPPRANYEQFIPADSFIHIDDFGSLEELATFLKTMNSSRYRQFFAWQKRYSVKLYADWRERICTICTAYPSLPRGRVYPNLESWFNT; this is encoded by the exons ATGCCGCCGCACCGGCCCTTCCCTG gtGTCAGTTCTGTCACCCAAGAAGGTGacagccagcccagcagcatgCCCCGGGcaccaccactgccacagctgctctggggctggcCCAGCATGAAGGTGGTGGTCACCACTGCGGTGTTTATATCCACCCTCTGGAATTTGAGGTGCTTCCTCAGTGCCTCCGAGGTCTCCGGAAAAGCCCCTAAGCCCATTGAGCCACTGGTGGTCCTGGTGTGGGAATGGCCCTCAAAGCAGGTCCCCAACATCAGCAGGGACATTTGCCATGAGCTGTACAGCATTGCAGGCTGCTGGCTCACCATGGAGCGACGGCTCCTGGGCCGGGCGGACGTGGTGGTGTTCCCCCACACCAGGCTCCAGCCCggcagggacaggctgcccaaggagaAGCCACCGGGGCAGAACTGGGTGTGGGTCTCCCTGGAGTCCCCTTCCAACACTAAAGCTCTAGCGGGATGGAACCAGACCTTCAACTGGGTGATGACCTACAGACGGGACTCGGACATCTTCATTCCCTATGGCAAGCTTGTGCCCAGCCAGTCAGCCACCATGAACATCCCCATGAAGACCAACTTGGTGTCTTGGGTTATCAGCAACTACCACAGGACTCAGAAAAGAGCTGAAGTCTACAAAAACCTCTCCAGGTACCTCCATGTGAACATATACGGGAAAGCAAACAACAAGCCACTTTGCAAGGACTGCCTCTTGCCAACCACATCCAAGTCCAAGTTCTACCTGGCCTTCGAGAACTCCATCCACCAGGACTACATCACCGAGAAGCTATGGAGGAACTCGCTGATGGCTGGCACTGTGCCCGTTGTGTTGGGACCTCCCCGGGCCAACTACGAGCAGTTCATTCCTGCGGACTCCTTCATTCACATCGATGACTTTGGCTCCCTGGAAGAGCTGGCCACGTTCCTGAAGACCATGAACTCCAGCCGCTACCGGCAGTTCTTCGCCTGGCAGAAGAGGTACAGCGTGAAGCTCTACGCTGACTGGAGGGAGCGGATCTGCACCATCTGCACCGCCTACCCCAGCCTGCCCCGTGGCCGTGTCTATCCCAACCTGGAGAGCTGGTTCAACACCTAG